In Candidatus Promineifilum breve, one genomic interval encodes:
- a CDS encoding ABC transporter ATP-binding protein, with translation MGFHGGGWWAFLSHDEEQDRPVVTRDLLLRVWGFARPYTRQVVLLFISIILTTGITLVSPLLMRSLIDDAIPNADIRLLNFLALGLIAVPVLNGVVGVWQRDLSAYVGESIIFDLRNSLYAHFQRMSLRFFTQSRTGELMSRLNNDVVGAQQAVSNTLISIFSNIVQLIGTLTIMLVLEWRLTLLGLAVVPFFYLPARRIGRVLRDMRRQSMILNAEMNATMNETLNVSGALLVKLFGREERELARFRRDSVAVRDLGVRSAVIGRWFFMLLGIIGAIGTALVYWVGGFLTIEGVFTVGTIVAFGAYLSQLYGPLMALTNSPVEFAQSMVSFERVFEVLDIPLEIAEKPDAMPLRNVRGSLTFDHVTFDYAELPSGRNRAGLSEVVRYSWGGDETMLRRGRKPRQVAVGVKDSDDQAEPVADEAEADTPVDRRIALTDIDFHIEPGQLVALVGPSGAGKTTITYLIPRLYDPTGGRVLIDGHDLRDVTLNSLADTIGMVTQETYLFYDTIRANLLYARPDATEAEMTAAARAANIHDFIASLPDGYETVVGERGYRLSGGERQRVAIARVILKDPRILVLDEATSHLDSLSEALIQEALQRVMEGRTSLVIAHRLSTILAADVILVMDHGRLVEKGTHAELLARDGLYASLYETQFRPERETL, from the coding sequence ATGGGTTTTCATGGCGGTGGCTGGTGGGCCTTCCTGAGCCACGACGAAGAGCAGGATCGGCCGGTGGTGACTCGCGACTTGTTGCTGCGGGTGTGGGGCTTCGCGCGCCCCTATACGCGGCAGGTAGTGCTGCTGTTTATCAGTATTATCCTGACCACGGGCATCACCCTGGTTTCGCCGTTGCTGATGCGCTCGCTCATTGATGACGCTATCCCCAACGCCGACATACGTCTGCTCAACTTTCTGGCGCTGGGTCTGATCGCCGTGCCGGTGCTCAATGGCGTGGTCGGCGTCTGGCAGCGCGATCTCAGCGCCTACGTTGGCGAGAGCATCATCTTCGACCTGCGCAATTCACTCTATGCCCATTTCCAGCGCATGTCGCTGCGCTTTTTCACCCAATCGCGCACCGGCGAATTGATGTCGCGGCTCAACAACGACGTCGTGGGCGCGCAGCAGGCCGTCAGCAATACCCTCATCTCCATTTTCTCCAACATCGTCCAGCTTATCGGCACGCTGACGATCATGCTGGTCCTGGAGTGGCGACTGACGCTACTGGGGTTGGCCGTGGTGCCTTTCTTCTATCTGCCGGCGAGGCGCATCGGCCGTGTGCTGCGCGACATGCGCCGCCAGTCGATGATCCTCAATGCCGAGATGAACGCCACGATGAACGAGACGCTCAACGTCAGCGGCGCGCTGCTGGTGAAGCTGTTCGGCCGCGAGGAGCGCGAACTGGCCCGCTTCCGGCGCGACAGTGTGGCCGTGCGCGATCTGGGCGTGCGCTCGGCGGTCATCGGCCGCTGGTTCTTCATGCTGCTGGGCATCATCGGGGCCATCGGCACGGCGCTGGTCTACTGGGTCGGCGGCTTTCTGACCATCGAGGGCGTCTTCACCGTCGGCACCATCGTCGCCTTTGGGGCGTATTTGTCCCAGCTCTATGGCCCGCTCATGGCCCTGACGAACTCGCCGGTCGAGTTTGCCCAGAGTATGGTTAGCTTCGAGCGCGTCTTCGAGGTGCTGGATATTCCCCTGGAGATCGCCGAAAAGCCGGATGCGATGCCGCTGCGCAACGTTCGGGGCAGCCTGACCTTCGATCACGTGACGTTCGACTACGCCGAACTGCCGTCCGGCCGGAATCGCGCCGGGCTGTCGGAAGTCGTGCGCTACTCGTGGGGCGGCGACGAAACGATGTTGCGGCGGGGCCGCAAGCCGCGTCAGGTGGCCGTCGGCGTCAAGGACAGCGACGATCAGGCCGAGCCGGTCGCTGATGAGGCCGAGGCCGACACGCCGGTCGACCGGCGCATCGCCCTGACCGACATCGATTTCCACATCGAACCGGGCCAACTGGTGGCCCTGGTGGGGCCAAGCGGGGCGGGCAAGACGACGATCACCTATCTCATTCCCCGGCTCTATGACCCGACCGGCGGCCGGGTGCTCATCGACGGCCACGACCTGCGCGACGTGACCCTGAACTCGCTGGCCGACACCATCGGCATGGTGACCCAGGAGACGTATCTCTTCTACGACACGATTCGCGCCAATTTGCTCTATGCGCGCCCCGACGCCACTGAGGCCGAGATGACCGCCGCCGCGCGCGCGGCCAATATCCACGACTTCATCGCCTCGCTGCCCGACGGCTATGAGACGGTCGTCGGCGAGCGCGGCTATCGGCTGAGCGGCGGCGAGAGGCAGCGCGTCGCCATCGCCCGCGTCATCCTGAAGGATCCGCGCATCCTCGTGCTTGACGAGGCCACGTCCCACCTGGATTCGCTGTCCGAGGCGCTGATTCAGGAGGCGTTGCAGCGCGTCATGGAGGGGCGCACCAGTCTTGTCATCGCCCATCGCCTGTCAACCATTCTGGCCGCCGATGTCATCCTGGTGATGGATCACGGCCGGCTGGTGGAAAAAGGAACCCACGCCGAGCTGTTGGCCCGCGATGGGCTATACGCCTCGCTGTATGAGACGCAGTTTCGCCCGGAGCGCGAGACCTTATAG
- a CDS encoding DUF11 domain-containing protein yields the protein MTTVITFVVALLGVLVFTQLLSAAQTDPTPTPPAESPYAPFVPTTEELLAMPPSVERYVAGHWLPAGVLAAANLEDSTKTASADQVGPQGVIQYTFSIVNSGEVDIPAELTDPLPADVTYADHECPPVVTMSCQFSGGEFHWEGTVPAEDTVVVTLTVTMNDDAEPGTIVTNTAQLVSAEQELELSAEVTVVAPTASPIQFLPFAIYGLLPDPGPVTLAAGQPNSANTFNLSWTEALASSGYEIHESNDPNFATSTSSIVGPITSLAITKPPSPFNVYYYRVRSLIGPKVGPWSNVVSVVGAYYDDFNNTATGWTIRRSTYREDVRGYYDNGQFVMEVADRWDWGLASPLKPAPRVPYVIDFEAKIFFPFYSHSSGMIFGGDWNGENCPPGLSYDEWYKHDNCFNHFYNTNTIYYGPLKLLFERVDSLVWCPNCDGSPMKRVGDYVNDDFTKIDPEGWNHYRIEVRDGSIKLYAAARGEPLNLQFEYDDTRWIGSPYFGFFASTDEYSNSTWRWEFLQILPLDN from the coding sequence GTGACAACCGTCATAACGTTCGTCGTGGCGTTACTCGGTGTCCTGGTGTTTACCCAACTGCTGTCGGCCGCCCAGACCGATCCAACCCCAACCCCGCCGGCCGAGTCGCCCTATGCGCCTTTTGTGCCGACCACGGAGGAGTTGCTGGCAATGCCCCCCTCCGTCGAACGCTACGTGGCAGGCCACTGGCTGCCGGCCGGCGTTCTCGCCGCCGCCAACCTGGAGGACTCCACCAAGACCGCGTCGGCTGATCAGGTGGGGCCACAGGGTGTCATTCAATATACCTTCTCCATCGTCAACAGCGGCGAAGTGGACATTCCGGCCGAGTTGACCGACCCGTTGCCGGCCGACGTGACCTATGCCGACCATGAATGTCCCCCCGTGGTCACAATGAGTTGCCAATTCAGCGGCGGCGAGTTCCACTGGGAAGGCACAGTCCCCGCCGAGGATACCGTTGTGGTGACCCTGACGGTCACCATGAATGACGACGCCGAGCCGGGCACGATCGTCACCAACACTGCCCAACTGGTCAGCGCCGAGCAGGAGCTGGAACTCAGCGCCGAGGTCACCGTGGTCGCACCGACGGCGTCCCCCATTCAATTCCTGCCTTTCGCCATCTATGGCTTGCTGCCCGATCCCGGGCCGGTCACCCTGGCGGCCGGCCAGCCGAACAGCGCCAACACCTTCAACCTATCCTGGACGGAGGCCCTCGCCTCCAGCGGCTATGAGATCCACGAGTCAAACGACCCGAACTTCGCCACTTCCACGTCAAGCATCGTTGGACCGATCACCTCGTTAGCCATCACCAAGCCGCCCTCGCCGTTCAACGTCTACTACTACCGGGTGCGCAGCCTGATCGGGCCAAAGGTCGGCCCGTGGTCGAACGTGGTGAGCGTTGTCGGGGCCTATTATGATGACTTCAATAACACGGCTACCGGCTGGACAATCCGCCGCTCCACCTATCGGGAGGATGTGCGCGGCTACTATGACAATGGCCAGTTTGTGATGGAGGTGGCCGATCGTTGGGACTGGGGTCTCGCCAGCCCGCTGAAGCCCGCTCCGCGCGTGCCCTACGTCATCGATTTCGAGGCCAAGATTTTCTTCCCGTTCTACTCCCATTCGTCTGGTATGATCTTCGGCGGTGACTGGAACGGAGAAAATTGCCCGCCCGGTTTGTCATATGATGAGTGGTACAAGCACGATAACTGCTTCAACCACTTCTACAATACGAATACCATTTACTATGGTCCGCTTAAACTGCTGTTCGAGCGGGTGGATAGCCTGGTGTGGTGTCCGAATTGCGACGGCAGCCCCATGAAGCGTGTGGGCGACTATGTGAACGATGATTTCACCAAGATCGATCCCGAGGGTTGGAACCATTATCGCATCGAGGTGCGCGATGGGTCGATCAAGCTCTATGCCGCGGCCAGAGGCGAGCCGTTAAACCTCCAGTTTGAGTACGACGATACGCGCTGGATCGGTAGCCCGTACTTCGGCTTCTTCGCCTCGACGGACGAATACAGCAATTCGACCTGGCGCTGGGAGTTTCTACAAATCCTGCCGCTGGACAATTAG
- a CDS encoding ArnT family glycosyltransferase: MMLTKQIDQTYRGWRPSPGRWLVAATLVLLLASAMRLIALQTVPPGLAQDEVLDADIAQFIRGGEHALFFSHGYGHEPLYHYLAAPFAPLLGDNLLAMRLPSVYLGLALVALTMRWARRDFGATAALVAGLGLAAGWWPVIFSRIGIRPILEPVLLVLAMWHWPLRATRITRRGMGSAALAGLWLGLSIYAYTAARVVLLIPLLLLIIFAMQALWLRRGDRQSEQQAARVRIAYAAIVLSVGIFVALPLFFTLRANPDLQQRLEQLEGPLTALQAGDAGPVLRMTAATLGVFSFTGDPRWTYGLPNRPLFDPLTALLFYGGLLVALWRWRQPHYLLLPIWLAVALLPSALSPDAPSTVRLIGALPVVYLLPGIAVQAVAGRLEKRTEKKSARSLPGALAALILLPALLTAYRTVQNGFSHWPADLETRTRYQSVLLDMGRHWLAAGDARPPVVADVFFEPIDAAGLRRSLGVDPVARWVQSGAGVAGAVVWPRGEPSALYVPEFAPLDAGLMTLAGADPTLLYRSDGSPSFAVYQITPPLLGGINDGLAFASTGCSPSLAYYGVTELLIGEENMEFATWWRAVDWLPDDLAVFVHLLDATGKIVAQHDGLDAAATTLQMGDVILQRHVLPLPATLLPGNYTLQVGMYRRTDGLRLALPDGRDVLTLAHCEVGPIGSAALGCRLTDR, from the coding sequence ATGATGTTGACTAAGCAGATCGATCAAACGTATCGTGGGTGGCGGCCTTCGCCCGGGCGTTGGCTGGTGGCGGCGACATTGGTGCTGCTGCTGGCGTCGGCCATGCGCCTGATCGCGCTCCAGACTGTCCCGCCGGGCCTCGCCCAGGATGAAGTGCTCGACGCCGACATCGCCCAGTTCATCCGCGGCGGCGAACACGCGCTGTTTTTCAGCCACGGTTACGGCCATGAGCCGCTCTATCACTACCTGGCCGCGCCCTTCGCGCCGCTGCTGGGCGATAATTTGCTGGCGATGCGGCTGCCGTCGGTCTATCTGGGGCTGGCGCTGGTGGCCCTGACCATGCGCTGGGCCAGACGCGATTTCGGCGCGACGGCGGCCCTGGTGGCCGGGCTGGGCCTGGCCGCCGGCTGGTGGCCGGTCATCTTCAGCCGCATCGGCATCCGGCCCATCCTGGAGCCGGTGCTGCTGGTATTAGCCATGTGGCATTGGCCGTTGCGGGCCACGCGCATTACCCGCCGGGGGATGGGTTCGGCGGCGCTGGCCGGTCTATGGCTGGGCTTGTCGATCTACGCCTACACCGCGGCCCGTGTCGTCTTGTTGATCCCGCTCCTGCTGCTGATAATCTTCGCCATGCAAGCCCTGTGGTTGCGGCGCGGCGACCGGCAGAGCGAACAACAGGCGGCGCGGGTGCGAATAGCTTATGCGGCCATCGTTCTGAGCGTGGGCATCTTCGTCGCCTTGCCGCTATTCTTCACCCTGCGGGCCAACCCTGACCTGCAACAGCGGTTGGAGCAACTGGAGGGGCCGCTGACGGCGCTGCAAGCGGGCGACGCGGGGCCGGTGCTGCGGATGACGGCGGCCACCCTGGGCGTATTCAGCTTCACCGGCGACCCGCGCTGGACCTATGGCCTGCCCAACCGGCCGCTGTTCGATCCGCTGACGGCCCTGTTGTTCTATGGCGGCCTGCTCGTGGCGCTGTGGCGTTGGCGGCAGCCCCACTATCTGCTCCTGCCGATCTGGCTGGCCGTCGCTCTGTTGCCCAGCGCCCTCTCCCCCGATGCGCCCAGCACTGTCCGGCTGATCGGCGCGCTGCCGGTGGTCTATCTGCTGCCCGGCATCGCTGTGCAGGCGGTCGCGGGGCGGCTGGAAAAGCGGACGGAAAAGAAATCGGCGCGCTCCCTGCCGGGCGCGCTGGCGGCACTGATCCTGTTGCCCGCGCTACTCACCGCCTATCGCACCGTGCAAAATGGCTTCAGCCATTGGCCGGCCGATCTGGAGACACGCACGCGCTATCAGTCCGTGTTGCTGGATATGGGCCGCCATTGGCTGGCCGCCGGCGACGCCCGCCCGCCGGTGGTGGCCGACGTGTTCTTCGAGCCGATCGACGCCGCCGGTTTGCGCCGCAGCCTTGGGGTCGATCCGGTGGCGCGCTGGGTGCAGAGTGGCGCGGGCGTGGCCGGGGCGGTGGTGTGGCCCCGGGGCGAGCCGAGCGCCCTGTACGTGCCTGAATTCGCGCCGCTGGATGCGGGGCTGATGACCCTGGCCGGGGCCGATCCCACGCTCCTCTACCGGAGCGATGGGTCACCGTCTTTTGCCGTGTACCAGATCACCCCGCCGCTACTAGGCGGGATCAACGACGGTCTGGCGTTTGCCAGCACGGGGTGCTCGCCCTCGCTGGCCTACTATGGGGTGACTGAACTGCTCATCGGCGAGGAAAATATGGAGTTCGCCACCTGGTGGCGCGCGGTCGATTGGCTGCCGGACGATTTGGCGGTGTTTGTCCATCTGCTGGACGCAACCGGCAAGATCGTGGCCCAACATGACGGGTTGGATGCCGCCGCCACCACCTTGCAGATGGGCGACGTCATCCTGCAACGCCACGTCTTGCCCCTGCCGGCCACGTTGCTGCCGGGCAACTACACGTTGCAGGTTGGCATGTACCGGCGAACCGACGGCCTTCGTCTGGCGTTGCCCGATGGCCGGGATGTCCTCACCCTGGCGCACTGTGAAGTGGGGCCGATTGGGTCGGCCGCGCTGGGGTGCCGTTTGACCGATCGATGA
- a CDS encoding phospholipid carrier-dependent glycosyltransferase yields MRFDGAVRDGPVRANTHRRLWPAVAALLLFFFLAIQSLVDDSPTMDEQNHIARGLAFLRTGDPRLSLEHPPLVNSLSALPLLTMPALRLPTDHPSWQRREGWYEFADLFMWQYNHEATRIIFLARLPIVLLALVLGLVGYRLAGQLWGGAAALPALVLLLFEPNLLAHGRYATTDMGATLFTFLTTFLLWRLWQRPNQWPWPAWAAAAGAMGLAFGSKLSTLGFAPVWLALAVLPLYPPSNSGHGRAVLNRVLQLIAAAGVALLIVWLIFGLEWGRFGFVSAALEPYNRFTGPMPTFWAGLEQAALLGGGGRSPAFLFGRFAESGFVGYFPAAFLVKTPLIVIVLVAIAAIMLLRRPDTRRRAVFLMVAAVVYYLFLMQSALNIGYRHALPALPYLLVLVAGLAAPELQRSARRRPLPRILVGLGAIGLLAVALWIHPHYLSYFNPAVGGPANGYRVLTDSNVDWGQDLLRLQGWMEENGVASVKLGWFGTADPAYYELAHEPLPGLGRDAFFRLWWAPPFDPAAPQPGIYAISASSLWEPPLREDEKLVYAWFRARPPDDRVGYSILIYDVD; encoded by the coding sequence ATGAGGTTTGATGGAGCCGTCCGGGATGGGCCGGTTCGGGCAAACACGCATCGGCGCTTGTGGCCGGCGGTGGCCGCGCTGCTGCTCTTTTTCTTTCTGGCGATCCAGAGTTTGGTTGACGATAGCCCGACGATGGACGAGCAGAACCACATTGCCCGTGGCTTGGCCTTTCTGCGCACGGGCGATCCGCGGCTGAGCCTGGAGCATCCGCCGTTGGTCAACAGCCTTAGCGCCCTGCCGCTGCTGACCATGCCCGCCCTGCGCCTGCCGACCGATCACCCCAGTTGGCAGCGCCGTGAGGGGTGGTATGAGTTCGCCGACCTGTTCATGTGGCAATACAACCACGAGGCCACGCGGATCATCTTCCTGGCCCGCCTGCCCATCGTCTTGCTCGCGCTGGTGCTGGGTCTGGTCGGCTACCGCTTGGCCGGGCAACTGTGGGGCGGGGCGGCGGCGCTGCCGGCGCTCGTCCTGCTGCTCTTCGAGCCGAACCTGCTGGCCCACGGCCGTTACGCGACGACCGACATGGGCGCGACGCTCTTCACCTTTCTGACCACATTTTTGCTCTGGCGGCTCTGGCAACGGCCGAATCAGTGGCCGTGGCCGGCCTGGGCAGCCGCGGCGGGGGCGATGGGGCTGGCCTTCGGCAGCAAACTTTCGACGCTCGGCTTCGCGCCGGTCTGGCTGGCGCTGGCCGTGCTGCCGCTCTACCCGCCCAGCAACTCCGGCCACGGCCGGGCGGTGCTGAACAGGGTTCTGCAACTGATCGCGGCGGCCGGCGTGGCCCTGCTCATCGTCTGGCTCATCTTTGGCCTGGAGTGGGGTCGGTTCGGCTTCGTCAGCGCGGCGCTGGAGCCGTACAACCGATTCACCGGGCCGATGCCCACGTTCTGGGCCGGGCTGGAGCAGGCCGCGTTACTGGGCGGCGGGGGGCGCAGTCCGGCTTTTCTGTTCGGCCGCTTTGCCGAGAGTGGCTTTGTCGGCTATTTCCCGGCGGCCTTCCTGGTGAAGACGCCGTTGATCGTCATCGTTCTGGTGGCGATAGCGGCCATCATGCTGCTACGACGGCCCGACACGCGCCGGCGGGCCGTCTTCCTGATGGTTGCCGCCGTGGTTTATTATCTATTTCTCATGCAAAGCGCGTTGAACATCGGCTACCGCCATGCCCTGCCGGCGTTGCCTTACCTGCTCGTTCTGGTGGCGGGGCTGGCCGCGCCGGAGCTTCAACGGTCGGCGCGCCGGCGGCCATTGCCGCGCATCCTCGTGGGTTTGGGGGCGATTGGCCTGCTGGCCGTCGCCTTGTGGATTCACCCCCACTACCTCAGCTACTTCAACCCGGCGGTGGGCGGCCCGGCCAACGGCTATCGCGTGCTGACCGACAGCAACGTCGATTGGGGGCAGGACTTGTTGCGCCTGCAAGGCTGGATGGAAGAAAATGGCGTGGCCAGCGTCAAGTTGGGCTGGTTCGGCACGGCCGATCCCGCCTACTACGAATTGGCCCACGAACCATTACCGGGCCTGGGGCGCGATGCCTTCTTCCGCTTGTGGTGGGCGCCGCCTTTTGATCCGGCCGCGCCGCAGCCGGGCATCTATGCCATCAGCGCCTCCAGCCTGTGGGAGCCGCCGTTACGGGAGGACGAGAAGCTGGTCTACGCCTGGTTTCGCGCCCGCCCGCCCGATGATCGTGTGGGTTACTCGATCCTGATCTATGATGTTGACTAA
- a CDS encoding lysylphosphatidylglycerol synthase transmembrane domain-containing protein has product MSPAVTSPDPQPPANPTRRRLMSLLKVGVTVLGLGLVWRNLDVAAILEVIGQVQVGWMAAGAALMILSLIVRAYRWHLILHGVGSAIRFGRLVELYLIGSFFNAFLPSGLGGDVVRAAEAAQDVEAEIAVSTVFIDRLSGLMALFIMALAVLPFRPAEFPSRLALSIGVLCGVGLVAGVILIDGRFVHAAVRLLPPRVRALGDNFLDRLAAAIGRCGWRTLAGALLVSVLFNLMQVAWWAITGRALGLNISFGYYLLVVPVMAIALLVPSIGGLGVRENVAPLLFSGTGISAEQAVALTLLVFGLERVASLLGAPVYLLGSFRRGQRREADEPLHHA; this is encoded by the coding sequence ATGTCCCCGGCAGTGACTTCGCCCGATCCCCAGCCCCCCGCCAACCCGACACGCCGCCGGTTGATGTCGCTATTGAAAGTCGGCGTCACGGTGCTGGGTCTCGGCCTGGTGTGGCGTAACCTCGACGTGGCCGCTATCCTGGAAGTGATCGGTCAGGTACAAGTGGGCTGGATGGCTGCCGGCGCGGCGTTGATGATCCTCAGCCTCATCGTGCGCGCCTATCGCTGGCATCTTATCCTGCACGGCGTCGGCTCGGCCATTCGCTTCGGCCGTTTGGTGGAACTATATCTCATCGGCAGCTTCTTCAACGCCTTCCTGCCGTCGGGGCTGGGCGGCGACGTGGTGCGCGCCGCCGAGGCCGCGCAGGACGTGGAGGCGGAGATCGCCGTCAGCACCGTGTTCATCGACCGCCTGTCGGGGCTGATGGCTTTGTTTATCATGGCTCTGGCCGTGTTGCCCTTTCGCCCGGCCGAATTTCCATCGCGGCTGGCGTTAAGCATCGGCGTCCTGTGCGGTGTGGGGTTGGTGGCGGGGGTGATCCTGATCGACGGCCGCTTCGTCCACGCCGCCGTGCGTCTGCTACCGCCGCGCGTCCGCGCCCTGGGCGATAACTTCCTCGACCGGCTGGCGGCAGCCATCGGTCGCTGCGGCTGGCGAACGCTGGCCGGGGCGCTGCTCGTCTCCGTTCTCTTCAATCTGATGCAGGTGGCGTGGTGGGCCATCACCGGCCGCGCACTGGGACTGAACATCTCTTTCGGCTACTACCTGCTGGTCGTGCCGGTCATGGCTATCGCTCTGTTAGTCCCGTCGATTGGCGGCCTGGGGGTGCGCGAAAACGTGGCCCCGCTGCTGTTCAGCGGCACAGGGATCAGCGCCGAGCAGGCGGTCGCCCTGACCCTGTTGGTCTTCGGTCTGGAGCGGGTCGCCAGCCTGCTCGGCGCGCCGGTCTACCTGTTGGGCAGCTTTCGGCGCGGCCAAAGGCGCGAGGCGGACGAACCGCTCCATCACGCCTGA
- a CDS encoding ArsA family ATPase, with protein MRIILYLGKGGVGKTTVAAATALRSAELGYKTLVASTDIAHSLADSFDIPLSATPKQLSENLWAQEISVVADIQNYWGTLQSFVSNMISGPGINNVVADELSSFPGMDEIVSLLHINKQAKEKSFDRVIIDAAPTGETIRLLTMPDTFRWYAGHVSKLESALVVRALRPFAGKLLQGPSEVLEAINNLDAATADLRVTLSDPSVSSYRVVLQPEKMVMREAERAISYLGLFNYPVDSVIINRILPESAAETGEFYRERRAIQAKYLEMIENNFRPLPLWYAPYYSHEVVGLEALEQLALDCFGEADPGEIFYRGIVQEVIDSGNGSYLLRLPIPFIGRDDVRLRKRGDELFITIGNFKREMILPAVLAKRRAGGGRLRDGMLEISFLPGEGEAEAESG; from the coding sequence ATGCGGATTATTCTGTATTTGGGAAAGGGCGGCGTCGGCAAAACGACAGTGGCGGCGGCGACGGCCCTACGCAGTGCCGAATTGGGCTATAAGACCCTCGTCGCCAGCACCGACATCGCCCATAGTCTGGCCGACTCATTCGATATCCCCCTGTCGGCCACGCCGAAGCAACTGTCCGAAAACCTGTGGGCGCAGGAGATCAGCGTCGTTGCCGACATTCAAAACTATTGGGGCACGTTGCAATCGTTCGTGTCCAATATGATCAGCGGGCCAGGCATCAACAACGTCGTCGCCGATGAACTGTCGTCCTTTCCGGGCATGGACGAGATCGTCAGCCTGCTCCACATCAACAAGCAGGCCAAGGAGAAATCGTTCGACCGGGTCATCATCGACGCCGCGCCGACGGGCGAGACCATCCGCCTGCTCACGATGCCCGACACGTTCCGCTGGTACGCCGGCCACGTCAGCAAGCTGGAATCGGCCCTCGTCGTGCGCGCCCTGCGGCCGTTTGCCGGCAAGCTGCTCCAGGGGCCGTCGGAAGTGCTGGAAGCGATTAACAATCTGGACGCGGCCACGGCCGACCTGCGGGTCACGCTGAGCGATCCGTCCGTCAGCAGCTACCGCGTCGTCTTGCAGCCGGAAAAGATGGTCATGCGCGAGGCGGAGCGGGCCATCAGCTATCTGGGCCTGTTCAATTACCCCGTCGATAGCGTCATCATCAATCGCATCCTGCCCGAATCGGCGGCCGAGACCGGCGAATTCTACCGTGAGCGGCGGGCGATTCAGGCCAAGTACCTGGAGATGATCGAGAACAACTTCCGGCCGTTGCCGCTATGGTACGCGCCGTACTATTCGCATGAGGTCGTCGGGCTGGAGGCGCTGGAGCAGTTGGCGCTCGATTGTTTCGGCGAGGCCGACCCCGGCGAGATTTTCTATCGCGGCATCGTCCAGGAGGTCATCGACTCCGGCAACGGCAGCTATCTGTTGCGGCTGCCCATTCCCTTCATCGGCCGCGACGACGTGCGCCTGCGCAAGCGCGGCGATGAACTGTTCATCACCATCGGCAATTTCAAACGGGAGATGATCCTGCCCGCCGTGCTGGCTAAGCGCCGCGCCGGGGGCGGCCGGCTGCGCGATGGGATGCTGGAAATCTCATTTCTGCCGGGCGAGGGCGAGGCAGAGGCCGAATCGGGCTAA